GCAAAACTCCAATAGTGCCGGAAAATGTAAAGTTGGTCAGGACCGAAAAAAAACATCCCAAGGTGGCCGAACTGAACGAACTAATCGGGCTGATTGAAGCGCCGACTCAATTGGAAAAAAACAAAAAAATCGCCAAAAGAAACCGGGCTATGCTTGAAGTTTTATTCTCTACCGGAATGCGCATCTCTGAATTAGTTAAACTGAACAAGACCCAGATTGACAGCCAGGGCCGAATCTTTATTATGGGTAAGGGCAAAAAAGAAAGGTTTGTTTATCTGACTGACCGGGCGATTGAGCATTTAAACGAATATCTGAAAACCAGGGCAGACAACTTCCCCGCTCTGTTTATTCCGTATCGGGGCAAGAACGTTTCTAAAAAAACAAAGTATATCTCAACCAATTATCTGCAGGAAAAAATCAAATCATACCGGGAAACTTTGAGCATTAATGTGCCGATCTCGGCCCATTCCCTGCGCCATGGTTTTGCCACCTATTTGGCTGAATCAGGCGCCAATCCGGCGGCAATCCAAGTTTTATTGGGCCATGAATCTTTAAACACCACCACCAGATATGTTCATGCTTCAGACACCTATGCTCAAAAAACCCATAAACGATTCCACCCTTTACAAAAATAATCCCCAAGCAGCAATAAAGGAGAACTGTTCTCCTTCATGCTAATTCTTGGAGGTTGGGGTCCGAGTTGTAACTTTTTTCAAAAATTCTCGTCTGTATAAGAGAGAAGAAATATTGCGGAATAATACTTTTATGCATAAGCAATTCATCACTATGAACACAGCAAAATTCTACCCTGTTTCTAACAGCGGTGTTTTGGGTTGCCCAGAATTTTTTGCGTTCAACCGTGATGAGTCCAATTATTTATTATTTTCTACGATTTTTTAATTTTTTCATTTTATTGAATTTTAATTGAAAGAATCTCGGCTGAATGGAAAGCCGAGATTTTCATTTAGCTTGCCCAATGGCCCAATGCTGACAACTCCACAGGGTATAAACTCTATGGACTTATTCGCGCGAATAAGTCCATAAACAAAAAAACAAAAGTTCTTTCAAAATCAACTCCAAAGTCAACAAGGAGAAAAACATGAATATCCGAATTTTGTTAATTATATTGCTCGCCGGACTAACAATAATGATGATTGGCGGCGAGACCGCTGAAAGACTACCAAACAAACAAGGTAAGAAAATTGGCGGGGCGCTGATTATTGCCG
This Patescibacteria group bacterium DNA region includes the following protein-coding sequences:
- a CDS encoding tyrosine-type recombinase/integrase; the protein is MLPLLDDFLLSLQANNYSQETIYNYERDLKVFENFLKDELNLKDFDKVSRQTVEQYKAYLTSFDRITAEKDKPKKKLSSFSINRHLSSLRGYLKYLVEMDCKTPIVPENVKLVRTEKKHPKVAELNELIGLIEAPTQLEKNKKIAKRNRAMLEVLFSTGMRISELVKLNKTQIDSQGRIFIMGKGKKERFVYLTDRAIEHLNEYLKTRADNFPALFIPYRGKNVSKKTKYISTNYLQEKIKSYRETLSINVPISAHSLRHGFATYLAESGANPAAIQVLLGHESLNTTTRYVHASDTYAQKTHKRFHPLQK